Proteins from a single region of Sphingomonas morindae:
- a CDS encoding class I SAM-dependent methyltransferase, whose product MSTASVAQAYGRWAPVYDFVFGPVFRRGRSAAIRAAEQVGGRILEVGVGTGISLPDYAASSRLTGVDISEPMLDKARARVARLRLRNVEAIRVGDAEALDFPDEAFDVVVAQYVVSAVPHPRRALDEFARVCRTGGEIVITTRVGAEKGLRKAIEKGLMPVTSRLGFRTDFPFELYTEWALTRPDVRLIERRPLPPLGHFSLVRFTKLATPKGIA is encoded by the coding sequence ATGAGCACCGCCAGTGTCGCCCAGGCTTATGGGCGGTGGGCACCAGTGTATGACTTTGTTTTCGGTCCAGTATTTCGGCGCGGCCGATCGGCCGCCATCCGCGCGGCGGAGCAGGTGGGTGGCCGCATCCTGGAAGTGGGCGTCGGCACGGGCATCTCGCTGCCCGATTATGCCGCCTCCAGCCGGCTCACCGGCGTCGACATATCCGAGCCCATGCTCGACAAGGCCCGCGCCCGGGTCGCGCGGCTAAGGCTGCGCAATGTCGAGGCGATTCGCGTCGGTGACGCGGAGGCGCTCGATTTCCCCGACGAGGCGTTCGATGTCGTCGTCGCGCAATATGTCGTCTCGGCGGTGCCGCATCCGCGCCGCGCGCTCGATGAATTCGCGCGCGTCTGCCGTACCGGCGGCGAAATCGTCATCACCACCCGCGTCGGTGCCGAAAAGGGGCTGCGCAAGGCCATCGAGAAGGGGCTGATGCCGGTCACCAGCCGGCTCGGCTTCCGCACCGATTTCCCGTTCGAACTTTACACCGAATGGGCGCTTACCCGGCCCGATGTCCGCCTCATCGAGCGGCGCCCGCTGCCGCCGCTCGGCCATTTCTCGCTCGTCCGCTTCACCAAGCTCGCCACACCCAAAGGGATCGCCTGA
- a CDS encoding BrnT family toxin, with protein MRRRRADERRRFIDDSARFDEPRYRLYGLIDGVAHCLAAVDRNGRVRAISLRRAHAREMRRYGL; from the coding sequence ATGAGGCGAAGGCGCGCGGACGAGCGCCGACGGTTCATCGATGACAGCGCCCGCTTCGATGAGCCCCGCTATCGCCTCTATGGCCTGATCGACGGGGTGGCCCATTGCCTCGCCGCCGTCGATCGCAACGGCCGGGTTCGCGCGATCAGCCTCCGCCGAGCGCACGCCAGGGAGATGCGCCGCTATGGCCTCTGA
- a CDS encoding aminotransferase class III-fold pyridoxal phosphate-dependent enzyme produces MATLSTALLAGAAGAGALATAAKARTRLALSRAKHPSLAGHVRMAKRIAGQIPFYAYDEATVFAADGAPEAIAAQRRAGFERLAALYAARFPITLARTAEARQSLSDLQFTSRYRVPFQFSPLVRAKLGMGAFLERSDGPWLTDLDGNRLIDCTGSYGVNLLGHEAYKACIAEAVAEAAPLGAVLGAYHPVLLSVLPRLKALTGMEEFSFHMSGTEAVMQAVRLARYHSGRRRVVRFCGAYNGWWGDVQPGIGNPVPADHTLTLADQSERTLAVLARRRDIACVIVNPLQALHPNRGAPGDNMLIDSSRAAGVEREAYGAWLRRLAETCRRNKIVFILDEIFTGFRLAPGGAAEYFGVTPDLLTLGKTLGGGLPVGVLAGRAALMRRFREDRPADICFARGTFNAHPYVMAAMAAFLRRLKTAEVKALYQDMDRRWADRAEALNARLAAAGVPVRIAALVTIWSVLYTQPSRYNWMLQYYLRAEGLALSWVGTGRLIFSLDIDDALFEEIARRFTAACVAMQADGWWWQAPGVTNTMLRRQVLRETIRARLGR; encoded by the coding sequence ATGGCTACGCTCTCCACTGCCCTGCTCGCGGGCGCCGCCGGTGCCGGCGCGCTCGCCACCGCCGCCAAGGCGCGCACCCGCCTCGCTCTGTCGCGCGCCAAACATCCGTCGCTCGCCGGCCATGTCCGCATGGCCAAGCGCATCGCCGGCCAGATCCCCTTCTACGCCTATGACGAGGCGACCGTCTTCGCCGCCGATGGCGCGCCCGAGGCGATCGCGGCGCAGCGCCGCGCCGGCTTCGAGCGGCTCGCCGCCCTCTATGCCGCGCGCTTTCCGATCACGCTGGCGCGCACCGCCGAGGCGCGCCAGAGCCTGTCCGACCTGCAATTCACCAGCCGCTACCGCGTGCCCTTCCAATTCTCGCCGCTGGTGCGCGCGAAGCTGGGGATGGGCGCCTTTCTGGAGCGGTCCGACGGGCCGTGGCTCACCGATCTCGACGGCAATCGCCTGATCGACTGCACGGGCAGCTATGGCGTCAATCTGCTCGGCCACGAAGCGTACAAGGCCTGCATCGCCGAGGCGGTGGCGGAGGCGGCGCCGCTGGGCGCCGTGCTGGGCGCCTATCATCCCGTGCTGCTCTCCGTTCTGCCCCGCCTGAAGGCGCTGACGGGGATGGAGGAATTCTCGTTCCACATGTCCGGGACGGAAGCCGTGATGCAGGCGGTGCGGCTGGCGCGCTACCATAGCGGACGCCGCCGGGTGGTGCGCTTCTGCGGCGCCTATAATGGCTGGTGGGGCGATGTGCAGCCGGGCATCGGCAATCCGGTGCCGGCGGACCATACGCTGACGCTGGCCGACCAGTCGGAACGCACGCTGGCGGTGCTGGCGCGGCGCCGCGATATCGCCTGCGTCATCGTCAATCCGCTGCAGGCGCTGCACCCCAATCGCGGCGCGCCGGGCGACAATATGCTGATCGACAGCAGCCGCGCCGCCGGCGTCGAGCGCGAGGCCTATGGCGCGTGGCTGCGGCGCCTCGCCGAGACCTGCCGCCGCAACAAGATCGTCTTCATCCTCGACGAGATCTTCACCGGCTTCCGCCTCGCGCCCGGCGGCGCCGCCGAATATTTCGGCGTGACGCCCGATCTCCTGACTTTGGGCAAGACGCTGGGGGGCGGCCTGCCGGTGGGCGTGCTGGCCGGACGCGCCGCGCTGATGCGCCGCTTCCGCGAGGACCGGCCCGCCGATATCTGCTTCGCGCGCGGTACCTTCAACGCGCACCCCTATGTGATGGCGGCGATGGCGGCCTTTCTGCGCCGGCTGAAAACGGCGGAGGTCAAGGCGCTCTACCAGGATATGGACAGGCGCTGGGCCGATCGCGCCGAGGCGCTCAACGCCCGGCTCGCGGCGGCCGGCGTGCCGGTGCGGATCGCCGCGCTCGTCACCATCTGGAGCGTGCTCTACACACAGCCCTCGCGCTACAATTGGATGCTGCAATATTATCTCCGCGCGGAGGGGCTGGCGCTGAGCTGGGTGGGCACCGGCCGGCTGATCTTCAGCCTCGATATCGACGATGCGCTGTTCGAGGAAATCGCGCGCCGCTTCACCGCCGCCTGCGTGGCGATGCAGGCCGATGGCTGGTGGTGGCAGGCGCCGGGCGTCACCAACACGATGCTGCGCCGGCAGGTGCTGCGCGAAACGATCCGCGCCCGGCTGGGCCGCTGA
- a CDS encoding SOS response-associated peptidase, with product MCNRYRMGAKEAELLSRYGIISPYPVDESYPPDELFPKKRAFVVRAEQGARRLDAMRWGFPHMVTGASGKRIEKPVTNVRNYASPFWRSALQNPARRCLVPFTSFSEYGPGPVGQRPLHWFSVPSRPIVSFAGVWRPAEGGAVFAFLTTEPNSLVAPIHPKAMPVLLHDEDEARWLSAPLEEALTLAAPFPAQLMALA from the coding sequence ATGTGCAACCGCTACCGCATGGGCGCCAAGGAAGCCGAGCTGCTGTCGCGCTACGGCATCATCAGCCCCTATCCCGTTGACGAAAGCTATCCGCCCGACGAGCTTTTCCCGAAAAAACGCGCCTTCGTCGTGCGCGCCGAGCAGGGCGCGCGCCGGCTGGACGCGATGCGCTGGGGCTTTCCGCACATGGTGACGGGCGCTTCGGGCAAGCGGATCGAGAAGCCCGTCACCAATGTCCGCAACTATGCCTCGCCCTTCTGGCGATCGGCGTTGCAGAACCCGGCGCGGCGCTGCCTCGTGCCCTTCACCAGCTTCAGCGAATATGGCCCCGGTCCGGTCGGCCAACGCCCGCTCCACTGGTTCAGCGTGCCGTCGCGGCCGATCGTCAGCTTCGCGGGGGTGTGGCGGCCGGCGGAAGGCGGCGCGGTCTTCGCCTTCCTCACCACCGAGCCCAACAGCCTGGTCGCGCCCATCCACCCCAAGGCGATGCCGGTGCTGCTCCACGACGAGGACGAGGCGCGCTGGCTCAGCGCCCCGCTCGAGGAGGCGCTGACGCTCGCCGCGCCCTTCCCGGCGCAGCTGATGGCGCTGGCCTGA
- a CDS encoding BrnA antitoxin family protein: protein MASEKPPVFDDDNPEWTEEDFARSRPAAELPEPILAAFPKTAKPIGRPPGSDKERITIRIDKDTLARFRATGPGWQGRINAALRKISV, encoded by the coding sequence ATGGCCTCTGAGAAGCCCCCCGTCTTCGACGACGACAACCCCGAGTGGACCGAGGAGGATTTCGCCCGCTCGCGGCCCGCCGCCGAGCTGCCCGAGCCTATTCTCGCCGCTTTCCCAAAGACGGCCAAGCCGATCGGCCGGCCGCCGGGCTCCGACAAGGAGCGGATCACGATCCGCATCGACAAGGACACGCTCGCCCGCTTCCGGGCAACGGGGCCGGGCTGGCAGGGACGCATCAACGCGGCGCTGAGAAAAATATCGGTGTAG
- the asd gene encoding archaetidylserine decarboxylase (Phosphatidylserine decarboxylase is synthesized as a single chain precursor. Generation of the pyruvoyl active site from a Ser is coupled to cleavage of a Gly-Ser bond between the larger (beta) and smaller (alpha chains). It is an integral membrane protein.), giving the protein MTLRRQLLRILLQEDLNFLLTNRLPRRFATQLVGRLARIEHPLVSRPAIALWRFFSGADLSDAAAPRYASLRAAFTRALRPGARPYPRAPGVIASPCDAILGAHGRIEADRLYQIKGFPYDLAELVPDPRQRALVAGGSYATLRLTAAMYHRFHAPADLRVTGVTYISGDCWNVNPIALKRVERLFCRNERAVIEARLAAGPTLLLVPVAAILVAGIRLTFLDTRDLLRVGGPRHVACDQPLAAGAEMGWFEHGSTILVLAPPGLTLDPALREGMTLRAGTPLLRA; this is encoded by the coding sequence ATGACACTTCGCCGACAGCTGCTGCGCATCCTGCTGCAGGAGGATCTCAACTTCCTGCTGACCAACCGCCTGCCGCGCCGGTTCGCCACGCAGCTTGTGGGCCGGCTGGCGCGGATCGAGCATCCGCTGGTCAGCCGGCCGGCGATCGCCCTGTGGCGCTTTTTCTCAGGCGCCGATCTCAGCGACGCCGCCGCGCCGCGCTATGCCAGTCTGCGCGCGGCCTTTACCCGCGCGCTGCGGCCGGGCGCCCGCCCCTATCCGCGCGCGCCGGGGGTGATCGCCAGCCCGTGCGATGCGATCCTTGGCGCGCATGGCCGGATCGAGGCGGATCGGCTCTATCAGATCAAGGGCTTCCCCTATGATCTGGCGGAGCTGGTGCCCGATCCGCGGCAGCGGGCGCTGGTCGCCGGGGGCAGCTATGCGACGCTGCGGCTCACCGCCGCCATGTACCATCGCTTCCACGCCCCGGCGGATCTCCGCGTCACCGGCGTCACCTATATCTCGGGCGACTGCTGGAATGTGAACCCGATCGCGTTGAAGCGCGTGGAGCGGCTCTTCTGCCGCAACGAGCGCGCCGTGATCGAGGCGCGGCTCGCCGCCGGGCCGACGCTGCTGCTGGTGCCGGTCGCCGCCATTCTCGTCGCCGGCATCCGGCTCACCTTCCTCGATACGCGGGATCTGCTGCGCGTCGGCGGTCCGCGCCATGTCGCGTGCGATCAGCCGCTCGCGGCCGGCGCCGAGATGGGCTGGTTCGAACATGGCTCGACCATACTGGTGCTCGCGCCGCCGGGGCTCACGCTCGATCCCGCGCTGCGCGAGGGCATGACCCTGCGCGCCGGCACGCCGCTGCTCCGGGCCTAG
- a CDS encoding glycosyltransferase family 4 protein gives MRIALISDAWAPQVNGVVRTLTTTVAQLRARGMAVETITPDQFPGVPCPTYPEIRLAIRPGRALAERLAGFRPDAVHIATEGPLGWAARRWCLLHDQPFTTSFHTRFPDYLALRTRLPSDWFWPPVRRFHAPAERVFVASAALAEELAKRGLSRTHRWSRGVDNSVFSPDGPWPEGLADLPRPLLLYVGRVAVEKNIAAFLALDRPGTKIVVGDGPARPTLAQRFPEARFMGALRGAALAAMYRAADLLVFPSLTDTFGLVMAEAMACGTPVAAFPVAGPLEVVDPGVTGILHADLDQAIEQALQLDRSAVAHAAKRFDWVRCTDQFVAGLAVRSEVSGMAQGNHVRRA, from the coding sequence GTGAGGATCGCGCTGATCAGCGATGCCTGGGCGCCCCAGGTCAATGGCGTTGTGCGTACCCTCACCACCACGGTGGCGCAGTTGCGGGCCCGCGGCATGGCCGTGGAGACCATCACCCCGGACCAGTTTCCCGGCGTGCCCTGTCCGACCTATCCGGAGATCCGGCTCGCCATCCGGCCGGGCCGCGCGCTGGCCGAGCGGCTTGCCGGCTTCCGCCCCGATGCCGTGCACATCGCCACCGAAGGCCCGCTCGGCTGGGCGGCGCGGCGCTGGTGCCTGTTGCACGACCAACCCTTCACCACCAGCTTCCATACGCGCTTTCCCGATTATCTGGCCTTGCGGACGCGCCTGCCGAGCGACTGGTTCTGGCCGCCGGTGCGCCGCTTCCACGCGCCCGCCGAGCGCGTCTTCGTCGCCAGCGCGGCGCTGGCGGAGGAGCTGGCTAAGCGCGGCCTGAGCCGCACGCATCGCTGGTCGCGCGGGGTGGACAATAGCGTGTTCAGCCCGGACGGTCCCTGGCCGGAGGGGCTGGCGGATCTGCCCCGGCCGCTGCTCCTCTATGTCGGGCGCGTCGCGGTGGAGAAGAATATCGCCGCCTTTCTGGCGCTGGATCGCCCGGGGACGAAGATCGTGGTGGGGGACGGGCCGGCGCGCCCGACGCTGGCGCAGCGTTTTCCCGAGGCGCGCTTCATGGGGGCGCTGCGCGGCGCGGCGCTGGCCGCCATGTACCGCGCCGCGGACCTGCTCGTCTTCCCCAGCCTTACCGATACGTTCGGGCTGGTGATGGCCGAAGCCATGGCCTGTGGCACGCCGGTTGCCGCCTTTCCCGTCGCCGGCCCGCTGGAAGTGGTTGACCCCGGCGTGACCGGCATCCTCCACGCCGATCTCGACCAAGCGATCGAGCAGGCGCTCCAACTGGACCGCAGCGCCGTAGCACACGCCGCCAAGCGCTTCGACTGGGTACGCTGCACCGATCAGTTCGTCGCCGGCTTGGCGGTTCGATCCGAGGTGTCGGGTATGGCGCAAGGAAATCACGTGCGACGTGCCTGA
- a CDS encoding TonB-dependent receptor, which produces MHRGFYLLTTAVALVATTQAYAGTKGADAVPATDTVPAADTAPAATDVAPAADTADSEIVVLGFGRSRQVQSVSQADIARLVPGTSPLKAIEKLPGVNFQAADPFGAYEWAVRISLRGFNQNQLGFTLDDVPLGDMSYGNVNGLHISRAIISENVASTEVAQGAGALGTASTSNLGGTIQFHSLMPSDKSGISVSGTYGADTTGRAYVRLDSGDLGGGLKGYISYAYLHADKWKGAGPQRQHQANAKLMKDLGDAGSITAFVNFSDRRETDYQDLSYDIIARRGLRDDNLTGQYALANQIAKAYQNQTAAAAGKPLPWPGAGTTFPAGFGTVDDAYYDAGGLRRDWLTGLTLDQHLTSALSLKTTGYYHNNKGQGSWITPYSATPQGALGQDGTTIANPGPMSFRTTEYSIHRGGVISALTLETGPNTLQAGGWLEANSFRQARRLYGMGDGDTPTRATLSFQENPYFTSWYGQYNTTTYQYHVEDTLKLFDDRLTLNGGWKGVKVVNQANMLVQGGLASGQIKAKDWFQPQAGLVFRLTPQAELFADYTENMRAFVSSATSGPFATSQTGFDGIRGDLKPERSKTVEGGVRYRNGRFQGSAVGYYVDFTNRLLAFANGVGILGKVSTLYNVGSVRTYGAELTANYRILPPLSLFASYSYTNSTYRDDINAATVVPTKGKTTVDTPKHMVKGEIVYDDNRFMARIGADYMSKRFFTYLNDQSVPDRVLVDASIGYTFREGGALNGLSLIASVTNLTDKKYIATVGSNGFTASGDNQTLLAGAPRQWFVTVKKAF; this is translated from the coding sequence ATGCACAGGGGTTTCTATCTTCTTACCACCGCCGTGGCGCTGGTGGCGACCACCCAGGCTTATGCCGGGACGAAGGGCGCCGATGCCGTGCCCGCCACGGACACGGTGCCCGCCGCCGATACGGCGCCTGCCGCCACCGATGTCGCGCCGGCCGCCGACACCGCCGACTCGGAGATCGTGGTGCTCGGCTTCGGCCGCAGCCGCCAGGTCCAGTCCGTGTCGCAGGCGGATATCGCGCGGCTCGTGCCCGGCACCAGCCCGCTCAAGGCGATCGAGAAGCTGCCCGGCGTCAATTTCCAAGCGGCCGATCCGTTCGGCGCCTATGAATGGGCGGTGCGCATCTCGCTGCGCGGCTTCAACCAGAACCAGCTCGGCTTCACGCTCGACGATGTGCCGCTCGGCGACATGAGCTACGGCAATGTCAACGGCCTCCATATCAGCCGCGCGATCATCTCCGAAAATGTCGCCTCCACCGAAGTGGCGCAGGGCGCGGGCGCGCTGGGCACGGCGTCCACCAGCAATCTCGGCGGCACCATCCAGTTCCACTCGCTGATGCCGAGCGACAAGTCCGGCATCTCGGTCTCGGGCACCTATGGCGCCGACACCACCGGCCGCGCCTATGTCCGCCTCGACAGCGGCGATCTCGGCGGCGGCCTGAAGGGCTATATCAGCTACGCCTATCTCCATGCCGACAAGTGGAAGGGCGCCGGCCCGCAGCGCCAGCACCAGGCGAACGCCAAGCTGATGAAGGATCTGGGCGACGCCGGCAGCATCACCGCCTTCGTCAACTTCTCGGACCGGCGCGAGACCGACTATCAGGATCTCAGCTACGACATCATCGCGCGGCGCGGCCTGCGCGACGATAACCTCACCGGCCAATATGCCCTCGCCAACCAGATCGCCAAGGCCTATCAGAACCAGACCGCGGCGGCGGCGGGCAAGCCCCTGCCCTGGCCGGGCGCGGGCACGACCTTCCCGGCCGGCTTCGGCACCGTCGACGATGCCTATTATGACGCCGGCGGCCTCCGCCGCGACTGGCTGACCGGCTTGACGCTGGACCAGCATCTCACCTCGGCGCTGAGCCTCAAGACCACCGGCTATTATCATAACAACAAGGGCCAGGGCTCCTGGATCACGCCCTATTCGGCCACGCCGCAGGGCGCTTTGGGGCAGGACGGCACCACCATCGCCAATCCGGGGCCGATGAGCTTCCGTACCACCGAATATTCGATCCATCGCGGCGGCGTGATCAGCGCGCTGACGCTGGAGACGGGGCCGAACACGCTGCAGGCCGGCGGCTGGCTCGAGGCGAACAGCTTCCGCCAGGCGCGCCGCCTCTACGGCATGGGCGATGGCGACACGCCGACCCGGGCCACGCTGAGCTTCCAGGAAAATCCGTATTTCACGTCCTGGTATGGTCAGTACAACACCACTACCTACCAATATCATGTGGAAGACACGCTGAAGCTGTTCGATGACCGGCTGACGCTGAACGGCGGCTGGAAGGGCGTAAAGGTCGTCAACCAGGCCAATATGCTCGTCCAGGGTGGCCTGGCTTCGGGGCAGATCAAGGCCAAGGACTGGTTCCAGCCCCAGGCCGGCCTCGTCTTCCGGCTCACCCCCCAGGCCGAGCTGTTCGCCGACTATACTGAGAATATGCGGGCCTTTGTCAGTTCCGCCACCTCGGGCCCCTTCGCCACCAGCCAGACCGGCTTCGACGGTATTCGCGGCGATCTCAAGCCCGAGCGGTCCAAGACGGTGGAAGGCGGCGTGCGCTATCGCAACGGCCGCTTCCAGGGATCGGCGGTCGGCTATTATGTCGATTTCACGAACCGCCTGCTCGCCTTCGCCAATGGCGTGGGCATTCTCGGCAAAGTGTCGACGCTCTACAATGTCGGCAGCGTGCGCACCTATGGCGCCGAGCTGACGGCCAATTACCGCATCCTGCCACCGCTCTCGCTGTTCGCCAGCTATTCCTACACCAACTCCACCTATCGCGACGACATCAACGCCGCCACCGTCGTGCCCACCAAGGGCAAGACCACGGTGGATACGCCCAAGCACATGGTGAAGGGCGAGATCGTGTATGATGACAATCGCTTCATGGCACGCATCGGCGCGGACTATATGTCCAAGCGCTTCTTCACCTATCTCAACGACCAGTCGGTGCCGGACCGGGTGCTGGTGGATGCCAGCATCGGCTATACCTTCCGCGAGGGCGGGGCGTTGAACGGGCTGAGCCTCATCGCCAGCGTCACCAACCTCACCGACAAGAAATATATCGCCACCGTCGGCTCCAACGGCTTCACCGCCAGCGGAGACAATCAGACGCTGCTGGCCGGCGCGCCGCGTCAGTGGTTCGTCACCGTGAAGAAGGCGTTCTGA
- a CDS encoding alkaline phosphatase family protein gives MRGLFRFALPALLALSAAGQASPVLMISLDGLRPADIIEAEARGIAAPRLRALMREGAYADGVVGVLPSLTYPSHVTLLTGVAPAVHGIANNLSFDPLNHNQMGWTWYSQDIKVPTLWQAAHRAGLRTANVHWPVSVGAEGVDYNLPQIWRTGEPDDRKLLAALATPGLLPPLEAALGAYPLGIDESVDGDAARVRFAARLLAERKPDFMTVYLAGIDHVEHHDGPDSAAAKAAIARTDGLVGALIDAARAARPDTTIVIVSDHGFAPVTTDVNLFAPFIAAGLIQIGADGKPTDWLAEPWIAGGTAAIRLKHPDDAALVARVRALLETMRATPALGIDRVLDAAEIRAAGGPAEASFLIALKPGYETGTDPAAPPARPSVLRGMHGYSPDLPAMRATLIVAGPGVHRHGALGLVDMRAIAPSVARILGAPMPDAKIAPAF, from the coding sequence ATGCGGGGCCTGTTCCGCTTCGCGCTGCCGGCGCTGCTCGCGCTTTCCGCGGCGGGACAGGCTTCGCCTGTCCTCATGATCTCGCTCGACGGGCTCCGGCCCGCCGACATCATCGAGGCCGAGGCCCGCGGTATCGCGGCGCCTCGGCTGCGGGCGCTGATGCGCGAGGGCGCCTATGCCGATGGGGTGGTGGGCGTGCTGCCCAGCCTCACCTATCCCAGCCATGTCACGCTGCTCACCGGCGTCGCGCCGGCGGTGCACGGCATCGCCAACAATCTCAGCTTCGATCCGCTCAACCACAACCAGATGGGCTGGACCTGGTACAGCCAGGACATCAAGGTGCCGACCTTGTGGCAGGCGGCGCATCGGGCGGGGCTGCGGACCGCCAATGTCCATTGGCCGGTTTCGGTCGGCGCCGAGGGCGTCGACTATAATTTGCCGCAGATCTGGCGCACGGGCGAGCCCGACGATCGCAAATTGCTGGCCGCGCTCGCCACGCCGGGGCTGCTGCCGCCGCTGGAAGCCGCGCTCGGCGCCTATCCGCTCGGCATCGACGAGAGCGTGGATGGCGATGCCGCCCGGGTGCGCTTCGCGGCGCGGCTGCTCGCCGAGCGCAAGCCGGACTTCATGACCGTGTATCTGGCCGGCATCGACCATGTCGAACATCATGACGGTCCGGATTCGGCGGCCGCCAAGGCCGCGATCGCGCGCACCGACGGGCTGGTCGGCGCGCTGATCGATGCGGCGCGCGCCGCGCGGCCCGATACCACCATCGTCATCGTCTCCGATCATGGCTTCGCGCCCGTGACGACCGACGTGAACCTGTTCGCGCCCTTCATCGCGGCCGGCCTCATCCAGATCGGGGCCGACGGCAAGCCGACCGACTGGCTGGCCGAGCCCTGGATCGCGGGCGGCACCGCCGCCATCCGGCTGAAGCACCCCGACGACGCGGCGCTGGTCGCGCGCGTGCGGGCGCTGCTCGAGACGATGCGCGCCACGCCCGCGCTCGGCATCGACCGCGTGCTCGACGCGGCGGAGATCCGCGCCGCCGGCGGCCCGGCGGAGGCGAGCTTCCTGATCGCGCTCAAGCCCGGCTATGAGACGGGCACCGATCCGGCGGCGCCACCGGCGCGCCCCTCGGTGCTGCGCGGCATGCATGGCTATAGCCCCGATCTGCCGGCGATGCGGGCGACGTTGATCGTCGCGGGCCCGGGCGTGCACCGCCATGGCGCGCTGGGCTTGGTGGACATGCGCGCCATTGCGCCCTCGGTGGCGCGCATCCTCGGCGCGCCAATGCCCGATGCCAAGATCGCGCCCGCCTTTTAG
- a CDS encoding UDP-2,3-diacylglucosamine diphosphatase, which yields MASLPNLPIVARAPGAPPARTSRRSPVLPSWMTEGGEGDAPADGRQRYRTVWISDVHLGTAGCNAEMLLEFLKSMECETLYLVGDIIDGWQLRKGWFWPAAHNDVVRCVLKMAKHGTRVVYVPGNHDEVLRDFIGLHFGDVELVPEDIHVTADGRRLLVLHGDQFDSVVLYARWLAFLGDSAYTLLLKSNGAVNWVRRRLGLPYWSLAAHMKKRVKNAVQFISRYEEVVAQAAAERRVDGVVCGHIHSAEIRQFGDVTYYNDGDWVESCTALVEEADGRMMIVDWAEERRKEALTHRSTPRIVAQGEFAPA from the coding sequence ATGGCATCCTTGCCCAACCTGCCGATCGTCGCGCGTGCGCCGGGGGCGCCGCCCGCGCGCACCAGCCGACGCAGTCCCGTCCTGCCGAGCTGGATGACCGAGGGCGGCGAGGGCGATGCGCCCGCCGACGGCCGCCAGCGCTACCGCACCGTCTGGATTTCCGACGTGCATCTCGGCACCGCCGGCTGCAACGCCGAGATGCTGCTCGAATTCCTCAAGTCGATGGAATGCGAGACGCTGTATCTGGTGGGCGACATCATCGATGGCTGGCAGCTGCGCAAGGGCTGGTTCTGGCCCGCCGCGCACAATGATGTGGTGCGCTGCGTCCTGAAAATGGCCAAGCACGGCACGCGCGTCGTCTATGTGCCCGGCAATCACGATGAAGTGCTGCGCGATTTCATCGGCCTGCATTTCGGCGACGTCGAGCTTGTGCCCGAGGACATCCACGTCACCGCCGATGGGCGCCGGCTGCTGGTGCTGCATGGCGACCAGTTCGACAGCGTGGTTCTCTATGCGCGCTGGCTCGCCTTTCTGGGTGACTCCGCCTACACGCTGCTCCTCAAGAGCAATGGCGCGGTCAACTGGGTGCGCCGCCGGCTGGGCCTGCCCTATTGGTCGCTCGCGGCGCATATGAAGAAGCGCGTGAAGAACGCGGTCCAGTTCATCTCGCGCTATGAGGAAGTCGTCGCCCAGGCCGCCGCCGAACGGCGGGTGGACGGCGTGGTGTGCGGGCACATCCATTCCGCCGAGATCCGCCAGTTCGGGGACGTCACCTATTATAATGACGGCGACTGGGTGGAGAGCTGCACCGCGCTGGTCGAAGAGGCCGATGGCCGCATGATGATCGTCGACTGGGCGGAGGAGCGCCGCAAGGAGGCGCTGACGCACCGGTCCACGCCGCGCATCGTGGCACAGGGCGAATTCGCCCCGGCGTGA
- a CDS encoding DUF5818 domain-containing protein, whose product MEQIAAPCRSDPAPCRRTGLFIAKAGAFALHDAAGRDLWLELDPVPLHLMDQQVEITGDLYGADHVWVRAIGPCG is encoded by the coding sequence ATGGAACAAATCGCCGCGCCATGCCGGTCCGACCCGGCGCCCTGCCGCCGCACCGGCCTGTTCATCGCCAAGGCCGGGGCCTTCGCGCTGCACGATGCCGCCGGCCGCGATCTCTGGCTGGAACTGGATCCGGTGCCGCTGCACCTGATGGACCAGCAGGTCGAGATTACCGGCGATCTTTATGGGGCGGATCATGTCTGGGTGCGCGCCATCGGCCCCTGCGGCTGA